The genome window TTCAACTTACTGACACCTCGTTTTTTTTGCCTTCTTGGCCACAACCCGGGCTTATTCCACGCGACCCGTCACGAAGGGCAAAATGTACGCAGTTGGCATATGTAGGCAGCCAAGAATACGTGCCAAACTATATGAAAACAGATACTTTCAAACAAAAATTGCGTGCCATTGGAGTAGAATTTTGTCGGATGCACAGCGGCGAATGGGTTGACTATTCACAGGTTGATATACTTGTAGCGGTACGTGACGTTCCCCAAAGCGTCCTCAACCGCAAGCCATATGCTAAACTGGTCAACGCATGGCTCGCAGGGATTCCAATCATTCTGGGAAAAGAACCTGCATACCAATCATTACGACAAAGCAATCTTGACTTTTTTGAAGCACAGAATGAAGAAGAGGTGCTCGCAGCAGTGACTTCCCTTGTACAGAACGCTAAACTCTATCAAGCAATGCAAAACAACGCACACAAGAGGGCTCATGAATTTTCAATTTCTAAAATTGTTCAATCATGGTGTGATGTTCTCGAGATAGCCGCACATCAAACACGATCTTTCTCAATTTTTGAAAAATATTCTCGCTATGGTCTTTTTTTATATGGGAAATGTTCCGCTCAAGTATGGAAACGTATGCATGGTTGGAATGAATAACGAGTTATTAACTCGACTTTCGGAGTTAATCACTGACAACTAATTAAATGTTTTTATTGACAATAAATGATTTTTTCCCGGCGAAATTATCCATATTAGTTGGTTCTTCGACGTTTTGTGTGGAATTGACCGATCGTATCGAGTTTGGGTAGCCCTCCC of Desulfoplanes formicivorans contains these proteins:
- a CDS encoding glycosyltransferase — translated: MKVNFVIPKKYRKKAWPELLAGTPHPRYVLDAPHRIVSGVDAWILQTWALLCTSNVPITVELVEYGIPGEISVFHYDHATPANGIHEAFAMVIRADRPPVPLADIVIEQNPCVQLTDTSFFLPSWPQPGLIPRDPSRRAKCTQLAYVGSQEYVPNYMKTDTFKQKLRAIGVEFCRMHSGEWVDYSQVDILVAVRDVPQSVLNRKPYAKLVNAWLAGIPIILGKEPAYQSLRQSNLDFFEAQNEEEVLAAVTSLVQNAKLYQAMQNNAHKRAHEFSISKIVQSWCDVLEIAAHQTRSFSIFEKYSRYGLFLYGKCSAQVWKRMHGWNE